In Panicum virgatum strain AP13 chromosome 4N, P.virgatum_v5, whole genome shotgun sequence, a single window of DNA contains:
- the LOC120671265 gene encoding B3 domain-containing protein Os06g0107800-like, translating into MALAHALESGSSSRPSDDAGGLPAAAGQGLHSGGSCRPRDRMFEKVVTPSDVGKLNRLVVPKHLAEKHLPLPGAGGTVLCFHDARGRGEAATTAWRFRYSFWSSSQSYVMTKGWSRYVRDKRLAAGDTVSFCRDGARLFIDCRRRRAPVVPVPVPLVPPQQQVQQRLVVAPPRVVSMKEEQEEAPRGRCLRLFGVNLELELEPLLLLDLQL; encoded by the coding sequence ATGGCCCTGGCGCATGCACTGgagagcggcagcagcagcaggccatcAGACGACGCCGGAGgactgccggcggcggcaggccaaGGCCTCCACAGCGGCGGCAGCTGCAGGCCGCGCGATCGCATGTTCGAGAAGGTGGTGACGCCGAGCGACGTGGGGAAGCTGAACCGGCTGGTGGTGCCCAAGCACCTGGCGGAGAAGCACCTGCCGCTGCCGGGGGCGGGGGGCACCGTGCTGTGCTTCCACGACGCGCGCGGCCGTGgcgaggcggcgacgacggcgtggCGGTTCCGCTACTCGTTctggagcagcagccagagctacGTGATGACCAAGGGCTGGAGCCGCTACGTCCGCGACAAGCGCCTCGCCGCTGGGGACACCGTCTCCTTCTGCCGCGACGGCGCCAGGCTCTTCATCGACTGCCGCCGCAGGAGGGCGCCCGTCGTCCCTGTCCCTGTCCCTCTAGTGCCGCCACAGCAGCAGGTGCAGCAGCGCTtggtggtggcgccgccgcgcgtcgtCTCCATGAAAGAGGAGCAAGAAGAGGCGCCGCGCGGACGATGCCTCCGGCTGTTCGGCGTCaacctggagctggagctggagccgctgctgctgcttgattTGCAGCTTTAA